Proteins encoded within one genomic window of Panicum virgatum strain AP13 chromosome 1N, P.virgatum_v5, whole genome shotgun sequence:
- the LOC120655148 gene encoding BEL1-like homeodomain protein 2, with the protein MASNPSTFAPIGVDAMTGGYFMAGGGGGGMMSADAPHFHPSVLLEHGGFGFGFGDAAVGAAAAPSDLGVNYAANNAMLASFASHLFATAAAPPLDDHFGGRTPPEMDEGYGAGSDGSSAASLQCPGHSGAMAVWSSSSSSKKPAGTWITAGGSRAVSVHEPYYLAGVPDVAGFHYPLIAAAAANAPASSELSLTLCSKSFPDSALNGAEQCSSGASRSALTELPQARPRPAHFSVVVARSRYAAVAQAVLNDVAGHLLDGVADVAADSCSGGARPSSGSVGARAPTVVSSNRLLASSQDGGEAQRVRSHLLKMLHLMDEKYNQCLNEIQSTTAKFNALMQPGAAGVVSSGSIRAAFAHRAVSAVYRGLRQRIAGEIIAAASRAAGCWGESSSSVTAAGDAERSWESAFIRKHWAAQQLRRGEQQCWRPQRGLPEKSVAVLKAWMFENFLHPYPKDHEKDVLASRSGLTRNQVSNWFINARVRLWKPMIEEMYEDQKKSSGGQGAAMEPHTSKRRIREVEEGQGTP; encoded by the exons ATGGCGAGTAATCCGTCGACGTTCGCGCCAATCGGGGTGGATGCCATGACTGGCGGCTACTTCATGgcgggcggtggaggcggcggcatgATGAGCGCCGATGCGCCGCACTTCCACCCCAGCGTGCTTCTTGAGCACGGCGGGtttggcttcggcttcggcgacgcggcggtcggcgccgccgcggcgccgtcggACCTGGGCGTGAACTACGCGGCAAACAACGCCATGCTGGCCTCCTTCGCCAGCCACCTCTTCGCTaccgctgccgcgccgcccctggATGATCACTTCGGCGGGAGGACGCCGCCGGAGATGGACGAGGGGTATGGAGCTGGCAGCGATGGAAGCTCCGCGGCGAGCCTGCAGTGCCCCGGCCACTCGGGCGCCATGGCGGTttggtcgtcgtcatcgtcgtccaAGAAGCCGGCCGGCACTTGGATCACCGCCGGCGGGTCCAGAGCCGTCTCGGTCCACGAGCCGTACTACCTCGCCGGAGTCCCCGACGTCGCCGGTTTCCACTACCCGCttatcgccgccgccgccgccaatgcGCCGGCGTCGAGCGAGTTGTCGCTGACCCTGTGCTCCAAGTCTTTCCCGGACAGCGCGCTGAACGGCGCCGAGCAGTGCTCGTCGGGAGCGAGCCGCTCCGCGCTGACCGAGCTGCCGCAGGCGCGCCCCCGGCCGGCGCACTTCTCCGTGGTGGTGGCGCGCTCGCGGTACGCGGCCGTGGCGCAGGCGGTGCTCAACGACGTCGCCGGCCACCTGCTGGACGGCGTCGCGGACGTGGCCGCCGACtcgtgcagcggcggcgcgaggccgtCGAGCGGCTCGgtcggcgcgcgcgcgccgacCGTCGTGAGCTCCAACCGGCTCCTGGCCTCGTcccaggacggcggcgaggcgcagaGGGTCAGGAGCCACCTCCTCAAGATGCTTCACCTG ATGGATGAGAAATACAACCAATGCTTGAACGAGATCCAGAGCACGACGGCCAAGTTCAACGCGCTGATGCAAccgggcgccgccggcgtcgtcaGCAGCGGCAGCATCCGCGCGGCGTTCGCGCACCGCGCCGTGTCGGCGGTGTACCGCGGCCTGAGGCAGCGGATCGCCGGCGAGATCATCGCAGCGGCGAGCCGGGCCGCCGGCTGCTGGGgcgagtcgtcgtcgtcggtgacggccgccggcgacgcagAGCGGAGCTGGGAGTCGGCGTTCATCAGGAAGCACTGGGCGGCGCAGCagctgcggcgcggcgagcagcagtGCTGGCGGCCGCAGCGCGGCCTGCCGGAGAAGTCCGTGGCCGTGCTCAAGGCGTGGATGTTCGAGAACTTCCTGCACCC GTACCCGAAGGACCATGAGAAGGACGTGCTGGCTTCAAGAAGCGGCCTTACCAGGAACCAG GTGTCGAACTGGTTCATAAACGCCCGCGTCCGGCTGTGGAAGCCCATGATCGAGGAGATGTACGAGGACCAGAAGAAGAGCTCGGGTGGGCAGGGGGCGGCAATGGAGCCTCACACGAGCAAGCGTCGAATTCGCGAGGTAGAAGAAGGCCAGGGAACTCCTTAG